A single genomic interval of Eurosta solidaginis isolate ZX-2024a chromosome 3, ASM4086904v1, whole genome shotgun sequence harbors:
- the LOC137246440 gene encoding succinate--CoA ligase [ADP/GDP-forming] subunit alpha, mitochondrial-like: MISFRSLSMPAQNNIKDSISAGLRFSSEYGKIRGNLQLNADSRVICQGYKVLYKQHALEYGTKLVGCISLKKSGTTHLGLPVFASVAGAKKATDRHATGIYVAPPGAAAAILEALEAEMSLIF; this comes from the exons atgatatcgtttcgttcgttaagcatgcctgcccaaaataatattaagg atagcatctccgccgggttgcgattcagctcagaatatggcaaaatcagaggaaatctacaattaaatgcagattcacgtgtcatttgccaaggatacaaggtactttacaagcaacatgctttggaatacggtaccaaactggttggatgtatttccctaaaaaagagtggaactacgcatcttggtttgccagtatttgcttcg gtagccggagcaaaaaaggcaactgatcggcatgcaactggtATTTATGtagcgccaccgggagctgctgctgctatcctagaagcattagaagcagaaatgtctttgattttttga